GCGTGGCTTTGTATTCGGGCAGATAACGCCCCGCCTGACGCATCATCCAAATCGGCGTGTATTCGACGGGCTGTTTGAGCAGGGCGCGGAGGAAGGTGTCGTTTTTCAAAGAGGTCATATGGGGCTTTCGGTTTGTTTGTAAAACGGGGAAGGAAAACGGTTTTCAGACGACCTTTGCGGCGGTTTCCGCAATGAAAGGTCGTCTGAAAAGGGAGGATAGATAAAGATATTTCCCAAACTCAGCTATGCTGCTCCAACGCCGCGTGGCGTTCGTCATCGGAGACGGCTTCCAAAACCAATTTCCGCTGTTCCTGAGCTTTTTGCGGCTGTCCGGTTTCATCGAGTACGCGCGCCAGCATGAGGCGGGCGGCAATGCTCGGTTGCAGGGCGATGCTGGCTTCGAGGTAACTTTGTGCCTTGCCCCACAGGCTGCGGCCGTAGGCAAGCTGTCCGAGGTACATCAAGAGCGGTGCGTCGTCGGGTTTGTCTTTCAGCCAAGAATCGGCAAGGTCGATGGCTTTTTGCTGGCCGCGTTCGTTGAAGAAGCGGACGCTTTCGACGAAGGCTTCCAAAAGTTCGGGGCGGCGGTTTTGCGGGTAGTATTGGCGCACCCATTTGACGGCTTCGGTATAGAGTCCGAGACGCTCGTATTTTTCGGCAATGGCGACACACAATTCGTCCGCTTTGAGTGTCTCGGGAATGCGCTTCAGACAGGTTTTCAGACCGGCTGCGTCTGATGCTTCCGCCAATAGGCGGCGGTATGCCCAGCTTTGGTATTGTTCCGCTTCAAAATCGTTAATCGCGCCGACTTTCATCAGTTTTTCGGATTTCGCCAACACATCTTCTGCATCGCCGTGGTCAAAGGCATAACGCAGTTGCAGGCGGGCGAGGCGGGACAGGTTGGGATGGATGCGCGCGGCAGCGTTCAGATTTTCCAGGGCAGTCGGATAATCGCGGCGGCCGAGTGCGGACTCTGCCAACAACAGATAGCGGGAAAGCTGCTGTTTGTTCGGCAGTTTTTCAATGTCTTTCAGGTAGTGGTCGCGCAGTTCGAAGTTTTCCATTTGGTCGGCGGCGTGCGCGCCCAGCATCAGCGCAAGATTGCGGTTGTCGCCGGCTTCTTTGTTTTCCAATACTTTGGCGGCTTCCTGCTCCGCTTTTTCAAAGCGGCCTTCAAAAAACGCCAAACCTGCGCTGTTCAAAGCAACGGCTGCCTGACGGCCTTTGCGCGCCGTGCCGAAACGCTGCATACGGGCGGGGATGTTCATCAGGCCGACGATAAATTTGATCAGGAAATACAGGGTAACGACAAACAGAACCAGCCCTAAGATAAAGGCGTGCAGGTTGACCCGCATCATGACTTGTCCGACGACGATATAGACATTGCCCGTGTAAATACCGGAAGTTAGGACGATGCCGACTGCAGCGGCGAATAAAACGACAATCCAGACGACGGCTTTCATGCACGGCCTCCTTTGGTCTCAGCATCGGCGGCAGGATGGCTTTGTTTCTCAGGAGCCGCTTTCTTTTCCGGCTTGGAAATGTTTTGCGGTTTGGCCTCGGAAGGCAGCGCCGGAGCTTCTAAAGGCTTCGCGTCTGTTTGGGCGGCAGGGGCGGGTCTTGCTTTGGCAGGATGGGGAGCCCTTGGAGCCGGTGCGGTTTTCGGTGCGGAAGCAGTTTCATTTACCTGCGAGGCGGTTTGAGGAGCGGCAGCTTCGGACGCGGCGGAGGGCAGGGGCGCGGACGCGGCGGTCGTTACGGGTTCGGGCAGCGCGACCGGAGTACGCGTACCGTCTTGATAGGCGCGGATCGCGCTGAGGCTGGCCTTCAAGCTGTCGTCTGAAATCATGCGCACATCGAGCGCTTTCAATTCAGACAACTCTTTCAGCCATGCCTGTGTTGCGGGCGATTTGCCATCAAAGTATTGTCTGACCGCCGCTTCAACGTAGTTCAAATCGCTTTGATAAACTTCGCCGTTGTGCTGCATCAGCGCGGTACGCGCATCCAAAAGGCGCAGGCGCAGGTTTTCGCGGACGAAATACGCCTGTTCGGGCGACAGCAGCATCGCATCTTTATTGTCGAGTCGGCGGACTTCCACCAGCCCTTTCAGTGCAACCAAAGATTTATCCCAAGTATTTTGCCACCAAGAGCCTGAAGACGCGCCGTTGCTTTGCGCCTGCTCGCCCGGCTGCAATACGCCGTCCAACACCAGCGGCAGGCCGGAAACGGCGGTTTCCAAACGGTCGAGGCGCAGCGCCGTGCCGGAAATATCGACATACGGACGGTTTTTCAATGCCGCCAAATCATGGCTGACGGCTTGTTTGATGGGCAGCAGCTCGGGCTGGTCGAAACGGCTCAGGCGGCCGTCGATGTGTTCCAACACCGCCGCCGCGCCTTGTACGTTGCCCGACAGCAGCAGTTGCTGCGAGGCGAGGTTCAACATGGTTTCCGCTTCGTCAACCAGCCAGTTGACGCGCCCTTTGGTCAGCTCCTGATACGCTTTTTGCGTTAACAGAATTTGTTCGCTGTTTGCCATTTGGGCTTTGCCCAAGCGCTCCAATTCGGCTTGGATGGCGGTTTGGCGGTTTAGATGGTCTTTCAGGAGTAAAGCGTTTTCAGATTCGCCCAAGGCGGCTTTATCGAGCTTTTGGTTAAACGAAAGCTCTTGGTTTTTCAAGACGTTTTGTCCTTGCACAAACAAAAAGCCACTTGCGCCCAAACCCAGCAGCGCCAGCACCAGCGCGCCTACCGCCAGCCCTCTGCCGCCGGATTGTTTGATGATGACGGGGGCGGGTTGGTTTTGAGGAAGATTTTTAGATTCAGACATGTGTGTTCCTGCGTATTCGGAGGTTTTAGGCTGCTTGGCCTTTTTCGGAGCCGCTGTTTCAGACGACCCCGCGTTGCCCTGACTGTCGACGATAATCGGCCGACCGGCTTCGTTTGCTTCGGATGGATTGTCTTCAGACCGGCTCATCGGTTTGCTCCTTAGGAAATGATGAAAGTGCCGCTTTCAGAGAAGCGACGACCCGTATGTGGCGCGCACCCGCCTCGCGAAGCGCGTCGGCTATGCGCGGATGATGGGTGAAGTATAACAAGGATTCGAAGAATCGGGAAAATTGCGGCGGAACCTGCGCAAACAGCCCGCGTACCAGTTCGCCCGAAGCGATAAAGGCGGCATCAATGGATTCGGCATCAAAATCCTGCCAATTCAATTCATTAGGTCGTCTGAAATACGCTTCTGCGATTTCTACTGCAAAGCCTTTTTTCTTTAACGACTCCGCCAAAAAATCGCGCCCGCCGCCGCGTCCGCGCACAATCAATATGTGTGCGCCTTGCGGCAGCGTATCCCAAACCGGCAGCCGCAACACCGCCTCGCTGTCGTTGCCTTCTTGCGGCACAGACACATTTTTCGCGCCGCAGCGTTGCAAAGTCCGACCGCTTGCCTGCCCGACCGCCACCTGAACCTTTAGGTCGTCTGAAAAATCCACATACGGCGCAGCGGTTTCAACCGCCGTCGGACTGACCCAAAACACCGCATCCGCGCGGGAAAACTGTTCTTTCAAACCGCGCAATGCTGCTTCGTCCGGCTCGATTTCAACCGGACTCAACACCCGCGCGCGCCACCCTGCCTGCGAACAGGTGCGCACATCATCTCCCGCACGCGCGGACGGACGGACAATCAGCATGACAGGCATTTCAGACGACCTCTTTAAATAAGGTTAAACCCAAG
Above is a window of Neisseria mucosa DNA encoding:
- a CDS encoding heme biosynthesis protein HemY gives rise to the protein MKAVVWIVVLFAAAVGIVLTSGIYTGNVYIVVGQVMMRVNLHAFILGLVLFVVTLYFLIKFIVGLMNIPARMQRFGTARKGRQAAVALNSAGLAFFEGRFEKAEQEAAKVLENKEAGDNRNLALMLGAHAADQMENFELRDHYLKDIEKLPNKQQLSRYLLLAESALGRRDYPTALENLNAAARIHPNLSRLARLQLRYAFDHGDAEDVLAKSEKLMKVGAINDFEAEQYQSWAYRRLLAEASDAAGLKTCLKRIPETLKADELCVAIAEKYERLGLYTEAVKWVRQYYPQNRRPELLEAFVESVRFFNERGQQKAIDLADSWLKDKPDDAPLLMYLGQLAYGRSLWGKAQSYLEASIALQPSIAARLMLARVLDETGQPQKAQEQRKLVLEAVSDDERHAALEQHS
- a CDS encoding heme biosynthesis operon protein HemX, with the translated sequence MSESKNLPQNQPAPVIIKQSGGRGLAVGALVLALLGLGASGFLFVQGQNVLKNQELSFNQKLDKAALGESENALLLKDHLNRQTAIQAELERLGKAQMANSEQILLTQKAYQELTKGRVNWLVDEAETMLNLASQQLLLSGNVQGAAAVLEHIDGRLSRFDQPELLPIKQAVSHDLAALKNRPYVDISGTALRLDRLETAVSGLPLVLDGVLQPGEQAQSNGASSGSWWQNTWDKSLVALKGLVEVRRLDNKDAMLLSPEQAYFVRENLRLRLLDARTALMQHNGEVYQSDLNYVEAAVRQYFDGKSPATQAWLKELSELKALDVRMISDDSLKASLSAIRAYQDGTRTPVALPEPVTTAASAPLPSAASEAAAPQTASQVNETASAPKTAPAPRAPHPAKARPAPAAQTDAKPLEAPALPSEAKPQNISKPEKKAAPEKQSHPAADAETKGGRA
- a CDS encoding uroporphyrinogen-III synthase yields the protein MPVMLIVRPSARAGDDVRTCSQAGWRARVLSPVEIEPDEAALRGLKEQFSRADAVFWVSPTAVETAAPYVDFSDDLKVQVAVGQASGRTLQRCGAKNVSVPQEGNDSEAVLRLPVWDTLPQGAHILIVRGRGGGRDFLAESLKKKGFAVEIAEAYFRRPNELNWQDFDAESIDAAFIASGELVRGLFAQVPPQFSRFFESLLYFTHHPRIADALREAGARHIRVVASLKAALSSFPKEQTDEPV